In Rhizobium jaguaris, a single window of DNA contains:
- a CDS encoding NADP-dependent oxidoreductase has protein sequence MNTQTNTEMPRHEDTQPTMRTARVHEFGGVDSIIIEDIARPQPGNDEVLIRVGAAGVGPWDGWIRAGKSALPQPLPLTLGSDLAGIVEAVGPGVSKFAVGDAVFGVTNPRFIGAYADYAVATVGMIAKKPAWLDDVEAASLPVIAVTAWQALFDRAKLRRGQSVFIHGAAGNVGAYAVQFAHRAGLEVIATASARDIERVRKLGADRVIDRSQPFEELVSDVDAVIDLVGGDTQTRSFQVLRTGGKLISVVSQPDQDEAKRRGVEAAFFLVNVTTATLTEIAAIIGAGQLVTNVGAVLPFADAKLAHEMLEGMRPNPGGKIVLKIGA, from the coding sequence ATGAACACGCAAACCAATACCGAAATGCCGCGTCACGAGGACACACAGCCAACGATGCGTACCGCCAGGGTCCATGAATTCGGCGGGGTAGATTCCATCATCATCGAGGACATTGCCCGCCCGCAGCCGGGCAACGACGAAGTGCTCATCCGCGTCGGAGCTGCCGGCGTCGGCCCGTGGGACGGCTGGATCCGCGCCGGCAAAAGCGCGCTGCCGCAGCCTTTGCCCCTGACGCTTGGCTCGGACCTTGCCGGCATCGTCGAGGCTGTCGGCCCTGGCGTGAGCAAATTTGCAGTGGGCGATGCCGTCTTTGGTGTCACCAATCCGCGCTTCATCGGCGCCTATGCTGACTATGCCGTTGCCACCGTCGGCATGATCGCCAAGAAGCCGGCCTGGCTCGACGATGTCGAGGCTGCTTCACTTCCTGTGATAGCGGTGACGGCATGGCAGGCGCTGTTCGATCGGGCAAAGCTCCGGCGCGGCCAGTCCGTGTTTATCCATGGCGCGGCCGGCAATGTCGGTGCCTATGCCGTGCAATTCGCCCACCGCGCGGGCTTGGAAGTCATTGCCACCGCGAGTGCCCGCGATATCGAGCGAGTCCGGAAACTCGGTGCGGACCGTGTCATCGACCGCAGCCAGCCGTTTGAAGAGTTGGTGAGCGATGTCGATGCCGTCATCGATCTTGTCGGCGGCGACACGCAGACCCGGTCCTTCCAGGTGCTGCGTACCGGCGGCAAATTGATCTCGGTCGTCTCGCAGCCGGATCAGGACGAAGCCAAACGCCGTGGCGTGGAAGCCGCCTTCTTCCTTGTCAACGTGACGACGGCGACCTTGACGGAGATCGCTGCGATCATCGGGGCCGGGCAGCTCGTCACCAATGTCGGCGCCGTTCTGCCCTTTGCCGATGCGAAATTGGCGCATGAAATGCTGGAAGGCATGCGCCCGAATCCCGGCGGCAAGATCGTCTTGAAGATCGGTGCTTGA
- a CDS encoding MDR family MFS transporter: MSSTADRSRRPLVIVSIMLATFMVAVEATIVATAMPRIVGQLGGFTYYSWVFSAFLLAQSTTTVIYGKLSDIFGRKPILIGGILIFLVGSALAGFAWSMASLIAFRLLQGLGAGAIQPVTMTVVGDLYKLEERAKVQGVLASVWAVSAVIGPLAGGIIVDNFSWAWIFWINLPVGVLTIIGFSLFLHEQITPREARIDYLGTILFSISIISLLVILTETDSGFAVLGSLAIVFVVAGLLFLLQERRAPEPIISIELWGRRLVATSNAATLLAGMALIGLTTILPIYVQGVLGRSPLVAGFTLTMLIVGWPLAVMLSSRFFRTFGIRRTLRVGSVMFPFGSAFLLFLTPESSPVLAGIGSFLMGFGMGLISLTSIVLVQESVEWSMRGSATASIIFSRSLGNTLGATALGAVLNIGIVHFGSGELAAKLHDVLNQPSGLSDLAGNPAIRAVFDAALHWTFWGVVVVAVLTCATTWLIPVAHDAGRRQMPKTDAQEAMTH; encoded by the coding sequence ATGTCCAGCACGGCCGATCGTTCGAGACGTCCGTTGGTCATTGTCTCGATCATGCTCGCGACCTTCATGGTCGCAGTCGAGGCGACGATCGTTGCCACCGCCATGCCCCGCATCGTCGGCCAGCTTGGCGGCTTCACCTATTATAGCTGGGTTTTCTCCGCCTTCCTCCTGGCACAGTCCACGACGACGGTGATCTATGGCAAGCTGTCGGATATTTTCGGTCGCAAGCCGATCCTGATCGGTGGCATCCTGATCTTCCTTGTCGGTTCGGCGTTGGCGGGCTTTGCCTGGTCTATGGCCTCCCTGATTGCCTTCCGGCTGCTGCAGGGTCTCGGTGCCGGTGCGATCCAGCCTGTGACGATGACCGTGGTCGGCGATCTCTACAAGCTGGAAGAACGCGCCAAGGTGCAGGGCGTGCTCGCCAGCGTCTGGGCGGTCTCGGCCGTCATCGGCCCGCTTGCCGGCGGTATTATCGTCGACAATTTCTCCTGGGCGTGGATCTTCTGGATCAACCTGCCTGTCGGTGTGCTGACCATCATCGGCTTCTCGCTCTTCCTGCATGAGCAGATCACGCCGCGCGAGGCGAGGATCGATTATCTCGGCACGATCCTGTTCTCCATATCGATCATCTCGCTCCTGGTGATCCTCACTGAAACCGACTCCGGCTTCGCCGTCCTCGGCTCGCTCGCGATCGTCTTCGTCGTCGCCGGCTTGCTATTCCTCTTGCAAGAACGCCGTGCGCCGGAGCCGATCATCTCGATCGAGCTCTGGGGCCGACGGCTGGTGGCGACCAGCAATGCGGCCACGCTTCTGGCTGGCATGGCTCTGATCGGGTTGACGACCATCCTGCCGATCTATGTGCAGGGCGTGCTCGGCCGCTCGCCGCTGGTGGCCGGTTTCACGCTGACGATGCTGATTGTCGGCTGGCCATTGGCGGTAATGCTTTCGAGCCGCTTCTTCCGTACGTTCGGCATTCGCAGGACGCTGCGTGTCGGCAGCGTCATGTTTCCCTTCGGCTCCGCTTTTCTTCTGTTCCTCACGCCGGAGAGCAGCCCTGTCCTGGCCGGTATCGGCTCTTTCCTGATGGGTTTCGGCATGGGTCTCATCAGCCTCACCAGCATCGTGCTTGTACAGGAGAGTGTGGAATGGTCGATGCGTGGCAGCGCCACGGCGTCCATCATCTTTTCGCGCAGTCTCGGCAATACTCTCGGGGCGACCGCCTTGGGCGCGGTGCTCAATATCGGTATTGTTCATTTCGGCAGCGGCGAGCTAGCCGCCAAGCTGCATGATGTCTTGAACCAGCCGAGCGGCCTTTCCGATCTCGCCGGTAATCCGGCAATCCGTGCCGTCTTCGATGCTGCCTTGCATTGGACCTTTTGGGGTGTCGTCGTGGTCGCGGTCCTGACTTGTGCGACCACCTGGCTCATTCCGGTGGCGCATGATGCCGGCCGACGGCAGATGCCAAAGACGGATGCGCAGGAGGCGATGACGCACTGA
- a CDS encoding nucleoside deaminase — MIAPLDDEVFLRRSFEVASRARLNGNHPFGAILVGPDGTVLMEQENAYNPTQDMTGHAERVLMTRASQQYSPGFLVQCTMYTSAEPCAMCAGAAYWAGVGRVVYGLSESQLKAITGNHPENPTLDLPCRVVFEAGQRKVEVVGPMLCEEATALHDGVW; from the coding sequence ATGATCGCTCCTCTCGATGACGAAGTCTTTCTGCGTCGCTCCTTCGAGGTGGCGTCACGGGCGCGGCTGAATGGCAATCATCCTTTCGGTGCCATTCTGGTCGGGCCTGACGGCACGGTACTGATGGAGCAAGAAAACGCCTACAATCCGACGCAGGACATGACCGGCCATGCCGAGCGCGTGCTGATGACGCGGGCATCGCAGCAATATTCGCCGGGATTCCTCGTGCAATGCACGATGTATACCTCCGCTGAACCCTGTGCCATGTGCGCCGGCGCCGCCTATTGGGCGGGCGTCGGCCGTGTCGTCTATGGTCTTAGCGAAAGCCAGTTGAAGGCGATCACCGGCAATCACCCCGAAAATCCGACACTTGATCTGCCCTGTCGCGTGGTCTTTGAAGCGGGTCAGCGTAAAGTTGAGGTCGTCGGGCCAATGCTCTGCGAGGAAGCGACGGCGCTGCATGATGGCGTGTGGTGA
- a CDS encoding aldehyde dehydrogenase family protein yields MRIIDKIYIDGDFVTPHGEELFDLFNPAKGKVIGKVRLGDEEDARRAIAAAKRAFPSFSQTSKEERIALLHRLHDAVLTKADALTEATIEEYGGPVSRAAWATQYAADCFLNAAKTLGQYEFTRRIGSAEVIMEPLGVVGLITPWNNDYGFICNKLATAIAAGCTAVIKPSEMSALQTEILTECLHDAGLPAGVFNIVNGRGDVVGSKLSSHPDIAKISFTGSTAVGKAILRTGAETMKRVTLELGGKSPTLVLEDADFAEAIPHVIAAGFANSGQACIAGTRVLVPESRATEFDAMLKAAVENIKVGDPRDPATAIGPMVSQKQYERVQRYIHLGTREGATVLVGGEGRPDGLENGYFVKPTVFTGVTNDMTIAREEIFGPVLCVLTYGSEDEAIAIANDTVYGLQAYVISSNPTRARAVASRVAAGRVLINGFHNEPMAPFGGFKQSGIGREYGVFGLEAYLEPKSVIAPA; encoded by the coding sequence ATGCGGATCATCGACAAGATTTATATCGACGGCGACTTCGTCACGCCGCACGGGGAAGAGCTTTTCGATCTCTTCAATCCGGCAAAGGGTAAGGTCATCGGCAAGGTCAGGCTCGGCGACGAGGAGGATGCACGTCGCGCCATCGCCGCCGCCAAGCGGGCCTTTCCGTCCTTCTCACAAACGAGCAAGGAGGAGCGCATCGCCTTGCTGCATCGCCTGCACGATGCCGTTCTCACAAAGGCGGACGCCCTGACGGAGGCTACGATCGAGGAATATGGCGGCCCGGTTTCTCGTGCCGCCTGGGCGACACAATATGCGGCCGATTGTTTTCTCAATGCCGCGAAAACGCTCGGGCAATATGAATTTACCCGGCGGATCGGATCGGCCGAGGTGATCATGGAGCCGCTCGGCGTGGTTGGTCTCATCACCCCCTGGAACAACGACTACGGTTTCATCTGCAACAAGCTCGCGACCGCGATTGCCGCGGGCTGCACCGCTGTCATCAAGCCGAGCGAGATGAGTGCTTTGCAGACTGAGATCCTGACTGAGTGCCTGCACGATGCAGGCTTGCCGGCCGGCGTGTTCAACATCGTCAACGGGCGCGGCGATGTGGTCGGCAGCAAATTGAGCAGCCATCCCGATATTGCCAAGATCTCCTTCACCGGCTCGACCGCCGTCGGCAAAGCCATCCTGCGTACGGGCGCTGAAACCATGAAGCGGGTGACGCTCGAGCTCGGCGGCAAGTCGCCGACACTGGTTCTCGAGGACGCCGATTTTGCCGAAGCCATTCCGCATGTCATCGCTGCCGGCTTCGCCAATAGTGGCCAGGCCTGTATTGCAGGCACGCGTGTGCTCGTGCCGGAATCGCGCGCCACGGAATTCGACGCGATGCTCAAGGCTGCGGTCGAAAATATCAAGGTTGGCGACCCCCGTGATCCCGCAACCGCGATCGGTCCGATGGTCAGCCAAAAACAATATGAGCGCGTGCAGCGCTACATCCATCTTGGGACCCGGGAGGGGGCGACCGTTCTTGTCGGCGGCGAAGGCCGGCCGGACGGTCTGGAGAACGGCTATTTCGTCAAACCGACCGTTTTCACCGGTGTCACCAATGACATGACGATCGCTCGCGAGGAGATCTTCGGGCCGGTCCTCTGCGTCCTCACCTACGGGAGCGAAGACGAAGCGATCGCAATCGCCAACGATACCGTCTACGGCCTGCAGGCCTATGTGATCTCCTCCAATCCGACGCGCGCCCGCGCGGTCGCCTCGCGCGTCGCGGCCGGTCGCGTGCTGATTAATGGTTTTCACAACGAGCCCATGGCGCCCTTTGGCGGTTTCAAGCAATCCGGCATCGGCCGCGAATATGGTGTTTTTGGTCTGGAAGCCTATCTGGAGCCGAAGAGTGTAATCGCCCCTGCTTGA
- a CDS encoding LysR family transcriptional regulator, whose amino-acid sequence MHKSGLIELEAVIAVARRGSFRAAAVELGMSSTALSHAVAGLEARLGVRLFNRTTRSVSLSAAGEQFVATVAPALKDIQGAVEAVNSLRDTPAGILRINSSVGAARQVLTPIVLEYLNRYPDMQVDLVTEGRMIDIVVGGFDAGIRTVDTVPKDMIAVPFGPPLRYAVVGSRNYFERHPQPGKPQDLMQHRCIRARLPSGAPYRWEFEGHGEVLTLDVPGSLTLDEPTLILEAAREGAGLAHLSEWSAAADIAEGRLLHVLKDWTPVLPGLCLYYPSRRLLPAGLRAFVDLIHEIGRHV is encoded by the coding sequence ATGCACAAATCTGGATTGATCGAACTCGAAGCCGTCATCGCCGTCGCCCGACGCGGCAGTTTCCGAGCCGCCGCGGTGGAGCTTGGCATGTCGTCGACGGCGCTGAGCCATGCCGTCGCCGGATTGGAAGCCCGGCTTGGTGTGCGCCTGTTCAACCGGACGACGCGCAGCGTGTCGCTTTCAGCGGCCGGGGAGCAATTCGTCGCCACGGTCGCGCCGGCGCTCAAGGACATCCAGGGCGCCGTGGAGGCGGTTAACAGCCTTCGCGACACCCCGGCCGGCATATTGCGCATCAACAGTTCCGTTGGGGCGGCGCGCCAGGTGCTGACGCCGATCGTTCTTGAATACCTTAACCGCTATCCCGACATGCAGGTCGACCTCGTCACCGAAGGCCGGATGATCGATATCGTCGTCGGTGGCTTCGATGCCGGCATCCGCACGGTGGATACGGTCCCAAAAGACATGATTGCCGTGCCGTTTGGCCCACCGTTACGCTATGCCGTCGTCGGATCTCGCAACTATTTCGAGAGGCACCCGCAGCCCGGCAAGCCGCAGGATCTGATGCAGCATCGCTGCATCCGTGCCCGCTTGCCGAGCGGCGCGCCCTATCGCTGGGAATTCGAAGGGCACGGCGAAGTGCTGACCCTCGATGTTCCGGGTTCCCTTACACTCGATGAGCCGACGCTGATCCTCGAAGCGGCCCGCGAAGGCGCCGGCTTGGCGCATCTTTCGGAATGGTCTGCTGCCGCCGATATAGCCGAGGGACGATTGCTGCACGTGCTGAAGGACTGGACGCCCGTTCTGCCCGGCCTCTGTCTGTATTATCCCAGCCGCCGGCTCCTGCCGGCGGGGCTGCGGGCGTTCGTTGATCTTATCCATGAGATCGGCCGGCATGTCTGA
- a CDS encoding ABC transporter permease: MALTDTEAGTAPERGRYRTAWRRLAAHRGILIGGILIGIIVLLAVFAPLITSADPYAQDLINTMLPPSFDHPFGTDDNGRDIFARVIYGARISLLEVMLSVGLATVVGVPLGIVSGMTGRYVDHAIMWVMDVLFAFPGVVLAILIVSVLGTSLVNMMIAIAIFSVPVYARLSRNLTLGLKQMEYVEAATSLGISRSRIMTHYILRNAIGPIIVQSTLTAGTVILSAASLSFLGLGAQPPLPEWGAMMSDGRNYLGLNIYMSLFPGLAIMVTVLGFNILGDGLRDMLDPRR, encoded by the coding sequence ATGGCGTTGACCGATACAGAGGCTGGAACGGCACCAGAGCGTGGACGCTATCGCACCGCGTGGCGCCGTTTGGCGGCCCATCGCGGCATTCTCATCGGCGGCATATTGATAGGCATCATCGTGCTGCTCGCCGTCTTCGCGCCGCTGATCACCTCGGCCGATCCCTATGCGCAGGACCTGATCAACACCATGCTGCCGCCGAGCTTCGACCATCCGTTCGGCACGGACGACAATGGTCGCGATATCTTCGCTCGAGTGATCTACGGCGCTCGTATCTCGCTGCTGGAAGTGATGCTCAGCGTCGGGCTTGCGACTGTCGTCGGCGTACCGCTCGGCATTGTCTCCGGCATGACCGGCCGCTATGTCGACCACGCCATCATGTGGGTCATGGATGTGCTGTTCGCCTTTCCGGGCGTCGTGCTCGCCATCCTGATTGTCAGCGTTCTCGGCACCAGTCTCGTCAACATGATGATCGCCATCGCGATCTTCTCAGTGCCGGTCTATGCGCGCCTCAGCCGAAATCTAACGCTTGGGCTGAAGCAGATGGAATATGTCGAGGCGGCGACTTCGCTCGGCATTTCACGCTCGCGGATCATGACGCACTATATCTTGCGCAACGCCATCGGCCCGATCATCGTGCAATCGACGCTGACGGCGGGAACGGTGATCCTCTCTGCCGCCAGCCTCTCCTTCCTCGGCCTCGGCGCACAACCGCCTCTGCCGGAATGGGGCGCGATGATGAGCGACGGCCGCAACTATCTCGGTCTGAACATCTATATGTCGCTGTTTCCCGGTCTCGCCATCATGGTCACCGTGCTCGGCTTCAATATACTCGGCGATGGCCTGCGCGATATGCTCGACCCGCGTCGCTAG
- a CDS encoding ABC transporter permease, giving the protein MKAYIARKLLALPLILIGVSLLVFLAIRALPGDPARLMAGPEATQTAVDDMRTRLGLDRSLPAQYADFAYGAVRGDLGMSIKSKLPVVSEIGERLPYTIALAITSYLLAILVGVPAGMAGAIFRHRWPDQIVMLLAIAGASIANFWLALMAMNTFSVSLGWLPLLGATSWKSYILPSVSLAVLPMAIIARMTRSSMIEVLSQDYIRTARAKGVPAVTIYWSHALRNALLPIITIVGLNFGSLIGGAVVTESVFNWPGIGRLLVDAVRYRDYPVIQGVTLVAVTGVVVMNFLAEMLIAALNPRIRFD; this is encoded by the coding sequence ATGAAAGCCTATATCGCCAGAAAGCTGCTTGCGCTGCCGCTGATCCTCATCGGCGTCTCGTTGCTGGTGTTTCTTGCCATTCGCGCTCTGCCCGGAGATCCCGCCCGCCTAATGGCCGGGCCGGAGGCGACGCAAACCGCAGTCGACGATATGCGCACGCGCCTCGGGCTCGACCGCAGCTTGCCGGCGCAATATGCCGATTTCGCTTACGGCGCGGTGAGGGGCGATCTCGGCATGTCGATCAAATCGAAACTGCCGGTCGTTTCGGAGATCGGCGAGCGTCTGCCCTATACGATCGCGCTGGCGATCACATCCTATCTGCTTGCCATCCTCGTCGGGGTACCGGCCGGCATGGCCGGTGCGATCTTTCGCCACCGTTGGCCGGACCAGATCGTCATGCTGCTTGCTATTGCCGGTGCGTCGATCGCGAATTTCTGGCTGGCATTGATGGCGATGAACACGTTCTCGGTTTCGCTCGGCTGGCTGCCGCTGCTCGGCGCGACGTCATGGAAAAGTTATATCCTGCCCTCCGTTTCGCTTGCCGTCCTGCCGATGGCCATCATCGCCCGCATGACTCGATCCAGCATGATCGAGGTGCTGTCTCAGGATTATATCCGTACGGCGCGCGCCAAGGGCGTGCCGGCTGTGACCATCTATTGGAGCCATGCGCTCCGTAATGCACTGCTGCCGATCATCACCATCGTCGGCCTGAATTTCGGCAGCCTGATCGGCGGCGCCGTGGTGACGGAATCGGTGTTCAACTGGCCAGGCATCGGCCGGCTTCTGGTCGATGCCGTTCGCTACCGCGACTATCCCGTCATCCAGGGCGTCACGCTGGTCGCGGTGACCGGCGTCGTCGTGATGAACTTCCTGGCGGAAATGCTGATTGCCGCCTTGAACCCGAGAATAAGGTTCGACTGA
- a CDS encoding ABC transporter substrate-binding protein: protein MKSSSLLAIGVIAGALYSPIAALASTLNVMQTEAPRSMDPGDQTATYTAALLDPMYEGLLARSSDLTLKPALATEWKSDDAGLVWTFKLREGVTFHDGTPFNADAVVKNFARHLDPKRGLAASGRLRTFIDSVTAVDPMTVQFKLKHPYPAFLALLTTGACLMVSPVADAAGTIGSKAVGTGPYKLAEYKSGEYVLEAKNPNYWGGAPKGVGEIKWTWTSEPSVMNMALQTGDADVVSPLPPAFAKQIDANPDMKLNKSEGSAVFWLALNTKLKPLDDVRVRQALNYATDRAGLVKAIMQGYATPANSPLAPVTPGYDKTLASYTYDVDKAKKLLADAGYPNGFEMSTIVQEPDARLGEVLQAMWAKAGVKLDVRRMESGVWAKAAFADPVGKQTDGTGSVVASWSSGVNGADLQFRPLYYSASAAPAGANLGFFNEPKLDEVLDKAASTLDESARNALYVQAQKIVNDEAPHVLLYTTQDLYATRANVKGVWVVPGGQIEVKDATKN from the coding sequence ATGAAAAGCAGCAGCTTGCTCGCGATCGGCGTGATCGCTGGCGCGCTGTATTCGCCGATCGCGGCACTGGCCTCGACGTTGAACGTCATGCAGACCGAGGCGCCACGTTCGATGGATCCGGGCGACCAGACTGCAACCTATACCGCCGCTCTCCTCGACCCGATGTATGAGGGCCTTCTTGCCCGCAGTTCCGATCTTACGCTGAAGCCGGCGCTTGCCACCGAATGGAAGAGCGACGACGCCGGTCTCGTTTGGACCTTCAAGCTGCGCGAAGGCGTCACTTTCCACGACGGTACGCCGTTCAATGCGGATGCCGTCGTCAAGAACTTTGCACGCCATCTCGATCCGAAGCGCGGCCTTGCGGCCAGCGGCCGTTTGCGCACCTTCATCGACAGCGTCACGGCGGTCGATCCGATGACCGTACAATTCAAGCTGAAGCATCCTTACCCAGCCTTCCTTGCGCTTCTGACCACCGGTGCCTGCCTGATGGTGAGCCCGGTTGCGGATGCAGCGGGCACGATCGGCAGCAAGGCAGTCGGAACCGGCCCTTACAAGCTCGCGGAGTATAAATCCGGCGAATATGTGTTGGAAGCGAAAAACCCGAACTATTGGGGCGGTGCGCCGAAAGGGGTAGGCGAGATCAAGTGGACTTGGACGTCCGAACCCTCAGTCATGAACATGGCATTGCAGACGGGGGATGCCGATGTCGTCAGCCCGCTGCCGCCGGCCTTTGCCAAGCAGATCGACGCCAATCCGGATATGAAGCTCAACAAGAGCGAGGGCTCCGCCGTCTTCTGGCTGGCACTCAACACCAAGCTGAAGCCGCTGGACGATGTCCGCGTGCGTCAGGCATTGAACTATGCGACCGACCGTGCCGGCCTCGTCAAGGCGATCATGCAGGGCTATGCGACGCCGGCTAATTCGCCGCTCGCGCCGGTGACCCCGGGATATGACAAGACGTTGGCGTCCTATACCTACGATGTCGACAAAGCAAAGAAGCTGCTCGCTGATGCCGGCTATCCCAACGGCTTCGAGATGTCGACCATCGTCCAGGAGCCGGACGCCCGTCTTGGCGAAGTGCTCCAGGCCATGTGGGCCAAGGCGGGCGTGAAGCTCGATGTTCGCCGCATGGAAAGCGGCGTCTGGGCCAAGGCGGCTTTTGCCGATCCGGTCGGTAAGCAGACAGATGGCACCGGCTCGGTCGTCGCCTCCTGGTCATCGGGCGTGAATGGCGCAGACCTGCAGTTCCGCCCGCTTTATTATTCGGCGAGCGCCGCACCCGCCGGCGCCAATCTCGGCTTCTTCAACGAGCCGAAGCTGGACGAGGTGCTCGATAAAGCGGCATCCACGCTGGATGAAAGCGCCCGCAACGCGCTTTATGTCCAGGCGCAGAAGATCGTCAATGACGAGGCGCCGCACGTGCTGCTCTATACGACGCAGGACCTCTATGCGACCCGCGCCAACGTCAAGGGCGTCTGGGTCGTGCCCGGCGGCCAGATTGAGGTCAAGGACGCGACCAAGAACTAA
- a CDS encoding ROK family transcriptional regulator has product MLTSSQRQLLRVISESGPLSRTVLAASMGLSKAAMSGIARDLITLGVLHETETVYGQGRPSILLDLHPEGAFFVGISLLEDPAPMVLSDLNGKIIARENMPLSRDPEIIAGLIADALPKLLAGRPDVADKLSGLGVALSGFVDEKQANCVQSTLLGWQDVPLAKIVRQKTGVETFIENDAKAVAVSEKLFGIARDIRNFSVVSFGDGIGCAHFIRGKLYRGNHGGAGEIAHCTIEPNGSPCRCGKRGCLDTVASIKAIKEMSKAEGLSCTSLTELEEEASVGNAVAIRILHRAGAALGLAIAHIIQFNDPGMILITHVEGNFDGLFGTVVQQAIEANVLPRYAGQTPIRTQRVDSDIWARGAASIAAHNFLIGPNLN; this is encoded by the coding sequence TTGCTCACCTCTTCGCAGCGACAGCTCCTGCGCGTCATCAGCGAGTCCGGCCCACTCAGCCGGACGGTTCTTGCCGCGTCGATGGGGCTCAGCAAGGCAGCGATGAGCGGCATTGCCCGTGACCTGATTACCCTCGGCGTCCTGCACGAGACCGAGACGGTCTACGGCCAGGGCCGGCCGTCGATACTGCTCGACCTGCATCCCGAAGGTGCGTTCTTCGTCGGCATTTCACTGTTGGAAGATCCGGCGCCAATGGTCCTCAGCGATCTCAACGGCAAGATCATTGCTCGGGAGAACATGCCGCTGTCGCGCGATCCTGAGATTATAGCGGGATTGATAGCCGACGCACTTCCGAAGCTCCTCGCAGGGCGGCCGGATGTGGCCGACAAATTGTCGGGCCTCGGCGTTGCGCTTTCCGGTTTCGTCGATGAGAAGCAGGCCAATTGCGTGCAATCCACCTTGCTTGGCTGGCAGGACGTGCCGTTGGCCAAGATCGTCCGGCAAAAGACCGGTGTCGAGACCTTCATCGAAAACGATGCCAAGGCCGTGGCCGTCAGCGAAAAGCTGTTCGGCATCGCCCGCGACATCCGGAATTTCAGCGTCGTCTCCTTCGGCGATGGCATCGGCTGCGCCCATTTCATTCGCGGCAAGCTCTATCGCGGCAACCACGGCGGCGCCGGCGAAATTGCCCATTGCACTATCGAACCCAACGGCTCGCCCTGCCGCTGCGGCAAGCGCGGCTGCCTCGATACGGTCGCCTCGATAAAGGCAATTAAAGAAATGTCCAAGGCGGAAGGTCTTTCCTGCACCTCGCTCACCGAGTTGGAGGAAGAGGCGTCAGTCGGCAATGCCGTCGCTATCCGCATTCTGCATCGGGCTGGCGCCGCCCTGGGCTTGGCAATCGCCCATATCATTCAGTTCAACGATCCCGGCATGATCCTGATCACCCACGTCGAAGGCAATTTTGACGGATTGTTCGGCACGGTCGTGCAGCAGGCGATCGAAGCCAACGTGCTACCGCGCTACGCCGGCCAGACGCCGATCCGTACCCAGCGCGTCGACAGCGACATCTGGGCGCGGGGTGCCGCCAGCATTGCCGCTCATAATTTCCTGATTGGTCCCAACCTGAATTGA